The following proteins are co-located in the Diaphorobacter sp. HDW4B genome:
- a CDS encoding ABC transporter substrate-binding protein encodes MPSLPTLSEPLAPRTERGTTSRITRRVWLKNTGLVAALGTALPVTSVLAAGESNAVASVTQIVDMSPLQQDISRDFLIGSRVAWQEFNARERARGRAIQHQVIETDGSARAVKAAWQAAVIDPTCVALSGCVGDTTAAAVATLQRTPGNNALPLVAPWLQREWSDSENSVFQAFPDYQAQIAHAVKSLAVMGVKQVGVVYATPELQKELSASMALAGSAQGLKLQVIDATKRPASPPALILFIGGTPELHAFANLVGGKGGSHCYLIALADVNLQVLTQLGGVPRNVSVIVTQPVPTVSSGMQVVRSYRAALGKLYDEPPSQHGLAGYIAARYTAEVLATLGTNVTRANALAAFRKRTDQKIGGFLIAYQGEKLSNVNVTQSMLTSDGRIVG; translated from the coding sequence ATGCCTAGCCTCCCCACCCTGTCCGAACCGCTGGCCCCACGCACCGAACGCGGCACCACCAGCCGCATCACCCGCCGGGTTTGGCTCAAGAACACCGGGCTGGTGGCGGCGCTGGGCACCGCCCTCCCGGTTACAAGCGTGCTGGCCGCTGGCGAAAGCAACGCGGTGGCCAGCGTCACCCAGATCGTGGACATGTCGCCGCTGCAGCAGGACATCAGCCGCGACTTTCTGATCGGCTCACGCGTGGCGTGGCAGGAATTCAACGCCCGCGAACGCGCCCGAGGCCGCGCCATCCAGCATCAGGTGATCGAAACCGACGGCAGCGCTCGCGCCGTGAAGGCCGCATGGCAGGCCGCAGTGATCGACCCGACCTGCGTGGCGCTCAGCGGCTGTGTGGGCGACACCACAGCCGCCGCCGTGGCAACGCTGCAACGCACGCCCGGCAACAACGCCCTGCCCCTGGTCGCCCCGTGGCTGCAACGCGAGTGGTCGGACAGCGAAAACAGCGTCTTTCAAGCGTTTCCCGACTATCAGGCACAGATCGCCCACGCGGTGAAGTCGCTGGCCGTCATGGGCGTCAAGCAGGTCGGGGTCGTCTATGCCACGCCGGAGCTGCAAAAAGAGCTGAGCGCCTCCATGGCGCTCGCGGGCAGCGCTCAGGGGCTCAAGCTGCAGGTGATCGACGCCACCAAGCGCCCTGCCTCGCCGCCCGCGCTGATTCTGTTCATCGGCGGCACGCCCGAGCTGCACGCCTTCGCCAATCTGGTGGGCGGTAAAGGCGGCTCGCACTGCTACCTGATCGCGCTGGCCGACGTGAATCTTCAGGTGCTCACCCAGCTCGGTGGCGTGCCGCGCAATGTCTCGGTGATCGTCACCCAGCCGGTGCCCACGGTGAGTTCCGGCATGCAGGTGGTGCGCAGCTACCGCGCCGCGCTGGGCAAGCTGTATGACGAGCCTCCTTCGCAGCACGGCCTTGCGGGCTATATCGCCGCGCGTTACACCGCCGAGGTGCTCGCCACGTTGGGAACGAATGTCACCCGCGCCAACGCCCTCGCCGCCTTCCGCAAGCGCACGGACCAGAAGATCGGCGGCTTCCTCATCGCCTATCAGGGCGAGAAGCTCAGCAACGTGAACGTCACCCAGAGCATGCTCACCTCGGACGGCCGCATCGTCGGTTGA